In the Fibrobacter sp. UWB5 genome, one interval contains:
- the pth gene encoding aminoacyl-tRNA hydrolase → MYIIVGLGNPGTQYSNTHHNAGFMAVEKLADSSKDWKSEHKALTMKVNIAGEECLLAKPQTYMNLSGEAVQALMTWYKVKTDHLLVFSDDINLDVGRIRCRKDGSHGGQNGLRNIIEHVGDKFPRIRFGVGKCPPKYDLSNWVLAKFPPEDRPAFDEAIAKVPALVECYFKFGIEKCMERYNGK, encoded by the coding sequence ATGTATATTATTGTTGGTCTCGGGAATCCTGGTACTCAGTATTCTAACACACATCACAACGCCGGTTTTATGGCGGTCGAAAAACTTGCTGATTCGAGCAAGGACTGGAAAAGCGAACATAAGGCGCTCACCATGAAGGTGAACATCGCGGGCGAGGAATGCCTGCTCGCTAAGCCGCAGACGTACATGAACCTCTCGGGCGAGGCCGTGCAGGCCTTGATGACATGGTACAAGGTGAAAACGGACCACCTGCTCGTCTTTAGCGACGACATTAATTTGGATGTAGGTCGTATCCGTTGCCGCAAGGACGGTAGTCACGGCGGTCAAAACGGGCTCCGCAATATCATTGAGCATGTGGGCGACAAGTTCCCGCGAATCCGCTTTGGCGTGGGAAAGTGCCCGCCCAAGTATGACCTTTCCAACTGGGTGCTGGCGAAATTCCCGCCCGAAGACCGCCCGGCCTTTGACGAGGCGATCGCCAAGGTCCCCGCACTCGTGGAATGCTACTTCAAGTTCGGCATCGAAAAGTGCATGGAACGCTATAACGGGAAGTAA